Proteins encoded together in one Microbacterium sp. zg-Y625 window:
- a CDS encoding ABC transporter permease subunit has protein sequence MTQRRSTGWVGVLVGLLLAAAMALFAAPTGAYAAGDAPDTPGGDQEQTDFYFGGVITFDDEPVPDVTVAVEGGGFEAETITGADGRWRLYVPEKDTYTLIVDESTLPDGVIVEGESASQEVEFGLTGSKIVNLFLGEGVRETTSFVDQLVERIINGLNFGLLLALAAIGVSLIFGTTGLTNFAHAEMVTFGAIVAVILGVFWQVPMWLTIPIVVIVGAAFGWVLDAGLWRPLRRKGIGLVPLMIVSIGLSLAVRYLYQFYFGGSTVQLPGAGSAKIQLFGAVQLSPVNLMSMGISIVVIVAVAVWLLRTRVGKATRAISDNPGLAAASGIDVDRVVRIVWMMAAALAALAGILWGYFRPGVRWDMGVHILLLIFAAVTLGGLGTAFGALVGAIIVGLLVEVSTLWMPSDLKYVGALVVLILILLVRPQGILGRKERLG, from the coding sequence ATGACGCAGCGGCGCAGCACCGGATGGGTGGGCGTTCTCGTCGGTCTCCTTCTCGCTGCAGCCATGGCTCTGTTCGCTGCGCCCACCGGCGCGTACGCGGCCGGCGATGCCCCGGACACTCCGGGAGGCGACCAGGAGCAGACCGACTTCTACTTCGGCGGTGTGATCACCTTCGACGACGAACCGGTGCCGGACGTGACCGTCGCGGTCGAGGGCGGTGGCTTCGAAGCCGAGACCATCACCGGCGCCGACGGACGCTGGCGCCTGTACGTGCCGGAGAAGGACACCTACACCCTCATCGTCGACGAATCGACGCTGCCGGACGGCGTGATCGTCGAAGGCGAGTCCGCGTCGCAGGAGGTGGAGTTCGGCCTCACCGGCTCGAAGATCGTCAACCTCTTCCTGGGCGAGGGGGTGCGTGAGACCACGTCGTTCGTCGACCAGCTGGTGGAGCGCATCATCAACGGCCTGAACTTCGGCCTGCTGCTGGCGCTGGCCGCCATCGGCGTCTCGCTCATCTTCGGGACGACGGGCCTGACGAACTTCGCCCACGCCGAGATGGTGACGTTCGGCGCGATCGTCGCGGTGATCCTGGGGGTCTTCTGGCAGGTGCCGATGTGGCTGACGATCCCGATCGTGGTGATCGTCGGCGCGGCCTTCGGATGGGTGCTGGATGCCGGTCTCTGGCGGCCCCTGCGGCGCAAGGGCATCGGGCTCGTGCCCCTCATGATCGTGAGCATCGGTCTGTCGCTGGCCGTGCGCTACCTCTACCAGTTCTACTTCGGCGGCTCCACGGTGCAGCTGCCGGGTGCGGGCTCGGCGAAGATCCAGCTGTTCGGTGCGGTGCAGCTGTCGCCGGTGAACCTCATGTCGATGGGCATCAGCATCGTCGTCATCGTGGCGGTGGCGGTCTGGCTGCTGCGCACCCGCGTCGGCAAGGCCACGCGGGCGATCTCCGACAACCCCGGCCTCGCCGCCGCGTCGGGCATCGACGTCGACCGGGTGGTGCGGATCGTCTGGATGATGGCGGCGGCCCTGGCCGCCCTCGCCGGCATCCTGTGGGGCTACTTCCGCCCGGGCGTGCGCTGGGACATGGGTGTGCACATCCTGCTGCTCATCTTCGCCGCGGTGACGCTCGGCGGTCTCGGCACCGCGTTCGGCGCCCTCGTCGGCGCCATCATCGTCGGGCTGCTGGTCGAGGTGTCGACCCTCTGGATGCCGTCGGACCTGAAGTACGTGGGGGCGCTGGTCGTCCTCATCTTGATCCTGCTGGTGAGGCCCCAGGGAATCCTGGGCCGCAAAGAGAGACTCGGATAG
- the guaB gene encoding IMP dehydrogenase, protein MEHNDPFGFVGLTYDDVLLLPGHTDVIPSEADTSSHVTRNITVATPLIAAAMDTVTEARMAIAIAREGGLGIIHRNLSIEDQAAMVDRVKRSESGMITDPITTTPDASIEEVDAMCAQYRISGLPVIDDDGRLVGIITNRDMRFVSGFERQTTKVREVMTSEGLITGKVGIGANEVIALFAHHRVEKLPLIDDDGKLAGLITIKDFDKSEKYPLATKDEQGRLRVGAAIGFFGDAWERAEALRDAGVDVVVVDTANGQSAGVIDMVRRIKADPTFDHIDVIGGNVATREGAQALIDAGVDAVKVGVGPGSICTTRVVAGVGVPQVTAVYEASLAAREAGVPVIADGGLQYSGDIAKALVAGADSVMIGSLFAGTDESPGEIVFVGGKQYKQYRGMGSLGALQTRGKKTSYSKDRYFQADVPTDDKLIPEGIEGQVVYRGPVSAVAYQLVGGLRQSMFYVGARTVEELKARGKFVRITPAGLKESHPHDVQIVVEAPNYRA, encoded by the coding sequence ATGGAGCACAACGACCCGTTCGGATTCGTCGGACTGACCTACGACGACGTCCTCCTCCTGCCCGGCCACACCGACGTCATCCCCAGCGAGGCGGACACGTCCTCGCACGTGACGCGGAACATCACGGTCGCGACGCCCCTCATCGCGGCCGCCATGGACACCGTCACCGAAGCGCGCATGGCGATCGCCATCGCCCGCGAGGGGGGTCTCGGCATCATCCACCGCAACCTCTCCATCGAGGATCAGGCGGCCATGGTCGACCGGGTCAAGCGCAGCGAGTCGGGCATGATCACCGACCCGATCACGACGACACCGGACGCGTCGATCGAAGAGGTCGACGCCATGTGCGCGCAGTACCGCATCTCGGGCCTGCCGGTCATCGACGACGACGGGCGCCTGGTGGGCATCATCACCAACCGTGACATGCGCTTCGTCTCCGGCTTCGAGCGGCAGACCACCAAGGTGCGCGAAGTCATGACCAGCGAGGGACTCATCACCGGCAAGGTCGGCATCGGCGCCAACGAGGTCATCGCGCTGTTCGCCCACCACCGTGTCGAGAAGCTGCCGCTGATCGACGACGACGGCAAGCTCGCGGGCCTCATCACCATCAAGGACTTCGACAAGAGCGAGAAGTACCCCCTGGCGACCAAGGACGAGCAGGGGCGCCTGCGCGTGGGCGCGGCGATCGGCTTCTTCGGCGACGCATGGGAGCGTGCCGAGGCGCTGCGCGACGCGGGCGTGGACGTGGTGGTCGTCGACACCGCCAACGGGCAGTCCGCGGGCGTCATCGACATGGTGCGGCGCATCAAGGCCGACCCGACGTTCGACCACATCGACGTCATCGGCGGCAACGTCGCCACCCGCGAGGGTGCCCAGGCGCTCATCGATGCGGGCGTGGACGCCGTCAAGGTCGGCGTCGGTCCGGGATCGATCTGCACCACGCGCGTGGTCGCGGGCGTCGGCGTGCCGCAGGTGACCGCGGTGTACGAGGCGTCGCTGGCCGCCCGCGAAGCCGGGGTCCCGGTGATCGCGGACGGCGGGCTGCAGTACTCCGGCGACATCGCCAAGGCTCTCGTCGCGGGAGCGGACAGCGTGATGATCGGGTCGCTCTTCGCCGGCACCGACGAGTCGCCGGGCGAGATCGTCTTCGTCGGCGGCAAGCAGTACAAGCAGTACCGCGGCATGGGGTCGCTGGGTGCCCTGCAGACGCGCGGCAAGAAGACGTCGTACTCGAAGGACCGTTACTTCCAGGCCGACGTGCCGACCGACGACAAGCTCATCCCCGAGGGGATCGAGGGGCAGGTCGTCTACCGCGGACCGGTGTCGGCGGTGGCCTACCAGCTCGTCGGAGGCCTGCGGCAGTCGATGTTCTACGTCGGCGCCCGCACCGTCGAGGAGCTGAAGGCGCGCGGCAAGTTCGTGCGGATCACCCCCGCCGGGCTCAAGGAGTCGCACCCCCACGACGTGCAGATCGTGGTGGAGGCCCCGAACTACCGCGCCTGA
- a CDS encoding ABC transporter ATP-binding protein → MTAGGAGTGTASREVVVDVRDLTAGYLPGINIINGSNLVAHRGELIGIIGPNGAGKSTLLKAIFGMVKVRGGEITLNGESILGLKSDKLVQRGVGFVPQTNNVFPSLTIEENLQMGLYQRPKAYAERLEFVTGIFAELGKRLKQRAGSLSGGERQMVAMSRALMMDPAVLLLDEPSAGLSPVRQDDAFIRVSDINKAGVTIIMVEQNARRCLQICDRGYVLDQGRDAYQGTGRELLSDPKVIGLYLGTLGEDE, encoded by the coding sequence ATGACAGCCGGCGGCGCCGGCACGGGAACGGCCAGCCGCGAGGTCGTGGTCGACGTGCGGGACCTCACGGCGGGCTACCTCCCCGGCATCAACATCATCAACGGCAGCAACCTCGTCGCCCACCGCGGCGAGCTGATCGGCATCATCGGCCCCAACGGCGCCGGCAAGTCGACGCTGCTGAAGGCGATCTTCGGCATGGTCAAGGTGCGCGGGGGCGAGATCACGCTCAACGGCGAGAGCATCCTGGGACTGAAGTCCGACAAGCTCGTGCAGCGCGGCGTCGGCTTCGTGCCGCAGACGAACAACGTGTTCCCCTCCCTCACGATCGAGGAGAACCTGCAGATGGGGCTCTATCAGCGCCCCAAGGCGTACGCCGAGCGGCTGGAGTTCGTCACGGGCATCTTCGCCGAGCTCGGCAAGCGCCTCAAGCAGCGGGCCGGATCGCTCTCCGGCGGCGAGCGCCAGATGGTCGCGATGAGCCGTGCGCTCATGATGGATCCGGCGGTGCTGCTGCTGGACGAGCCGAGCGCCGGGCTCTCGCCGGTGCGTCAGGACGATGCGTTCATCCGTGTCTCCGACATCAACAAAGCCGGCGTCACGATCATCATGGTCGAGCAGAACGCCCGCCGCTGCCTGCAGATCTGCGACCGCGGCTACGTGCTGGACCAGGGACGCGACGCCTACCAGGGCACCGGGCGGGAGCTGCTCAGCGACCCGAAGGTCATCGGCCTGTATCTCGGGACGCTCGGCGAGGACGAGTGA
- a CDS encoding GuaB3 family IMP dehydrogenase-related protein encodes MEIEIGRAKRARRAYAFDDIAVVPSRRTRNPEDVSTGWAIDAFQFDIPVLAAPMDSVVSPRTAIMLGQLGGLGVLDLEGLWTRYDDPDPLLAEIATLADAEATRRMQELYAEPIKPELVRDRLAEIRAAGVTVAGALTPQRTQQLYETVVAAGVDLFVIRGTTVSAEHVSSVDAPLNLKKFIYDLDVPVIVGGASTYTAALHLMRTGAAGVLVGFGGGAASTTRATLGVHAPMATAVADVAGARRDYLDESGGRYVHVIADGGVGTSGDIVKALAMGADAVMLGVALARATDAPGRGYHWGPEAHHSRLPRGSRIRVEQKVNLESVLYGPATVADGTANLIGALKKSMATTGYSDLKEFQRVEVVVAPYRSR; translated from the coding sequence ATGGAGATCGAGATCGGCCGCGCCAAGCGGGCCCGCCGCGCGTACGCCTTCGACGACATCGCCGTGGTGCCGTCGCGCCGCACCCGCAACCCCGAGGACGTCTCCACGGGCTGGGCCATTGACGCGTTCCAATTCGACATCCCGGTTCTCGCAGCCCCCATGGACTCCGTCGTCAGCCCCCGCACCGCGATCATGCTGGGCCAGCTCGGTGGCCTCGGGGTGCTCGACCTGGAGGGCCTGTGGACGCGCTACGACGACCCGGATCCCCTCCTGGCCGAGATCGCGACGCTCGCCGACGCCGAGGCCACCCGGCGCATGCAGGAGCTGTACGCCGAGCCCATCAAGCCTGAGCTCGTCCGCGACCGGCTCGCCGAGATCCGCGCCGCCGGTGTCACCGTCGCCGGTGCCCTCACCCCGCAGCGTACGCAGCAGCTGTACGAGACCGTCGTCGCCGCCGGCGTCGACCTCTTCGTCATCCGCGGCACGACCGTCTCGGCCGAGCACGTCTCGAGCGTCGACGCTCCCCTGAACCTCAAGAAGTTCATCTACGACCTCGACGTTCCCGTCATCGTCGGCGGCGCCTCGACATACACCGCCGCGCTGCACCTCATGCGCACCGGCGCGGCGGGCGTGCTCGTCGGCTTCGGCGGGGGGGCGGCATCCACCACGCGCGCCACCCTCGGCGTGCACGCGCCCATGGCCACCGCCGTCGCCGACGTCGCCGGCGCACGCCGCGACTACCTCGACGAGTCGGGCGGCCGCTACGTGCACGTCATCGCCGACGGCGGTGTCGGCACCTCCGGCGATATCGTGAAGGCGCTGGCGATGGGGGCGGATGCCGTCATGCTGGGCGTCGCCCTCGCCCGGGCGACCGATGCTCCCGGCCGCGGATACCACTGGGGCCCCGAAGCGCACCACTCCCGGCTGCCCCGCGGCAGCCGCATCCGCGTCGAGCAGAAGGTCAACCTCGAGTCCGTGCTCTACGGCCCGGCCACCGTCGCCGATGGCACCGCGAACCTCATCGGCGCGCTGAAGAAGTCCATGGCGACCACAGGCTATTCGGATCTCAAGGAGTTCCAGCGCGTCGAGGTCGTCGTCGCGCCGTACCGGTCCAGATGA
- a CDS encoding TMEM175 family protein translates to MIRSPRSASLSTRRIEAFTDGVFAIAATLLVLDLTDHSLGEVDSEAQMWAALGDMSNLFFNFALSFVLLCLLWRVHVQQFEHVQRVDTTVIWLNNARLLFIVLVPFATNLTTEYSEFVAGRLAMPVSFFLAILCSGLQWEWMARHADVMLPEMTTADVVAFGRASRSALIISAVVVAPAPWVGSWAFLPVPPRRRLHSGTAPQGRLIRGGCRRGECRRGDQYSLGTASTHSAPRVLTRRR, encoded by the coding sequence GTGATCCGGAGCCCGCGGTCGGCGAGCCTGTCCACGCGCCGGATCGAGGCATTCACCGACGGCGTGTTCGCCATCGCGGCGACGTTGCTCGTACTCGACCTCACCGATCATTCGCTGGGCGAGGTCGACTCCGAAGCCCAGATGTGGGCGGCGCTGGGCGACATGTCGAACCTCTTCTTCAATTTCGCGCTGAGCTTCGTGCTGCTGTGCCTGCTGTGGCGAGTGCACGTGCAGCAGTTCGAGCATGTCCAGCGCGTGGACACCACCGTCATCTGGCTCAACAACGCGCGGCTGCTGTTCATCGTGCTCGTTCCGTTTGCGACGAATCTGACCACCGAGTACTCGGAATTCGTGGCGGGCCGACTGGCCATGCCGGTGAGTTTCTTCCTCGCGATCCTGTGCAGTGGGCTGCAGTGGGAGTGGATGGCACGCCACGCCGACGTGATGCTTCCCGAGATGACGACGGCGGACGTCGTCGCCTTCGGCCGCGCCTCGCGCAGCGCCCTCATCATCAGCGCCGTGGTCGTCGCGCCGGCGCCCTGGGTCGGGTCCTGGGCATTCCTGCCTGTTCCTCCTCGACGGCGTCTTCACTCGGGTACTGCGCCGCAGGGCCGCCTGATCCGGGGTGGATGCCGGCGGGGTGAATGCCGACGGGGGGACCAGTACTCACTCGGCACCGCGAGTACTCACTCGGCGCCGCGAGTACTCACTCGGCGCCGCTAA
- a CDS encoding SURF1 family protein, which translates to MLRPWWLAMLVFALAVAGVFAWLGQWQLGNAIDSDPPPPGMTEELRPLAEVAGPGEYLSEPLVGQRVEAAGRWIPGDFIPVASRFNDGTEGYWVTGQLRLDETTAGAGDPTSLAVAVGWAPTEADAQAAIATLEADAEADPGAVVQLTGRLISDEGPGVPPRGADPQTMTRMSPAALLSRWHDVDGLEVYRAYLTSAEPLGGLEAIASPAPVEGSNVNWLNIFYAAEWVVFAGFAFYMWYRLARDAWEKEVEELEDQQAAASAP; encoded by the coding sequence ATGCTGCGGCCGTGGTGGCTGGCCATGCTCGTGTTCGCGCTCGCCGTCGCGGGGGTCTTCGCCTGGCTCGGCCAGTGGCAGCTGGGGAACGCGATCGACAGCGACCCGCCGCCCCCCGGCATGACCGAGGAGCTGCGGCCGCTGGCCGAGGTCGCCGGTCCCGGCGAATACCTGTCCGAGCCGCTCGTCGGCCAGCGGGTGGAGGCCGCGGGGCGCTGGATCCCCGGGGACTTCATCCCGGTGGCATCCCGCTTCAACGACGGGACCGAGGGTTACTGGGTCACCGGCCAGCTGCGGCTGGACGAGACCACCGCGGGCGCCGGCGACCCGACGTCACTGGCCGTCGCCGTGGGCTGGGCGCCCACTGAGGCCGACGCCCAGGCGGCGATCGCGACCCTCGAAGCCGATGCCGAAGCCGACCCGGGAGCCGTCGTGCAGCTCACCGGCCGTCTGATCTCCGACGAGGGGCCCGGGGTTCCGCCGAGGGGCGCGGACCCGCAGACGATGACGCGGATGTCACCGGCGGCGCTGCTGTCCCGCTGGCACGACGTCGACGGACTCGAGGTGTACCGCGCCTACCTGACCTCCGCGGAGCCGCTCGGCGGACTCGAGGCCATCGCGTCGCCCGCACCGGTCGAGGGATCGAACGTCAACTGGCTGAACATCTTCTACGCGGCCGAGTGGGTCGTGTTCGCCGGGTTCGCGTTCTACATGTGGTACCGCCTCGCGCGTGACGCATGGGAGAAGGAAGTCGAAGAGCTCGAGGACCAGCAGGCCGCGGCATCCGCTCCCTGA
- a CDS encoding ABC transporter ATP-binding protein: MRRPKTGGLAEGEPVPGVAKVDPILIADNITRRFGGLTAVDVEHLEIPRNAITALIGPNGAGKTTLFNLLCGFDKPNSGSWSYDGQQLSGIPSFKVARMGQVRTFQLTKALSLLTVLENMKLGATKQIGERFWTSMLPFLWRKQETEIEQKARELLARFKLDAKADDYAASLSGGQRKLLEMARALMSDPNLVMLDEPMAGVNPALTQSLLDHILDLKELGMTVLFVEHDMHMVRHIADWVVVMAEGRIVAEGPPDVVMQDKSVIDAYLGAHQDVDLGVVTGRISGELDTSAIALLEEIHEEEEASIAEAEEENK; encoded by the coding sequence ATCCGCCGCCCCAAGACCGGGGGCCTCGCCGAGGGCGAGCCCGTACCCGGCGTCGCCAAGGTCGACCCGATCCTCATCGCCGACAACATCACCCGACGCTTCGGCGGCCTCACCGCCGTCGACGTCGAGCACCTGGAGATCCCCCGCAACGCCATCACGGCGCTCATCGGGCCCAACGGCGCCGGCAAGACCACCCTGTTCAATCTGCTGTGCGGGTTCGACAAGCCCAACTCCGGCTCGTGGAGCTATGACGGCCAGCAGCTGTCCGGCATCCCCTCCTTCAAGGTCGCCCGCATGGGCCAGGTGCGCACGTTCCAGCTCACCAAGGCCCTGTCGCTGCTGACCGTGCTGGAGAACATGAAGCTGGGCGCCACCAAGCAGATCGGCGAGCGCTTCTGGACGAGCATGCTGCCGTTCCTCTGGCGCAAGCAGGAGACCGAGATCGAGCAGAAGGCGCGCGAGCTGCTGGCGCGCTTCAAGCTGGATGCCAAGGCCGACGACTACGCCGCCTCGCTCTCGGGCGGTCAGCGCAAGCTCCTCGAGATGGCGCGCGCCCTCATGAGCGACCCGAACCTCGTCATGCTCGACGAGCCGATGGCGGGGGTCAACCCGGCGCTCACCCAGTCCCTGCTCGATCACATCCTCGACCTCAAGGAACTCGGCATGACCGTGCTCTTCGTCGAGCACGACATGCACATGGTGCGCCACATCGCCGACTGGGTCGTGGTCATGGCCGAGGGCAGGATCGTCGCCGAGGGCCCGCCCGACGTCGTCATGCAGGACAAGTCGGTGATCGACGCCTACCTCGGCGCCCACCAGGACGTCGACCTCGGCGTCGTCACCGGCCGCATCTCGGGGGAGCTGGACACCTCGGCGATCGCACTGCTGGAAGAGATCCACGAAGAGGAAGAGGCGTCGATCGCCGAAGCCGAGGAGGAGAACAAGTGA
- the rarD gene encoding EamA family transporter RarD produces MTTPAHDPARERALGGVYAFCAYFLWGFMPLYFLVLAPTGPWEVVSWRVLLSLVFCLLLLTVTRSWPKIIAIIRQPRLLMWTAAAGALIYVNWQVFLIATLTGHVLESSLGYFINPIVTVLLAVLVLRERLRVTQWVALGVAGAAVLVIVVGYGTFPWIALTLATSFGVYGLVKKQIGPAVDAVSGLTLESFWLLPVAIVQLVIVGATTGITMGTDGVGHAVLLALAGVITATPLLFFAAGARRASLTVMGLLQFVAPILQFAIGVWLGEDMPPERWIGFALVWVALILLTADSLRHARRVRVDDLGAVT; encoded by the coding sequence GTGACGACCCCCGCCCACGACCCCGCCCGCGAACGCGCGCTCGGCGGGGTCTACGCATTCTGCGCGTACTTCCTGTGGGGCTTCATGCCCCTGTACTTCCTCGTGCTCGCCCCCACCGGCCCGTGGGAGGTCGTCTCCTGGCGCGTGCTGCTGTCGCTCGTCTTCTGCCTGCTGCTGTTGACGGTGACGCGGTCGTGGCCGAAGATCATCGCCATCATCCGGCAGCCGCGACTGCTCATGTGGACCGCGGCGGCGGGCGCCCTGATCTACGTCAACTGGCAGGTCTTCCTCATCGCCACCCTCACCGGGCACGTGCTGGAGTCGAGCCTCGGCTACTTCATCAACCCCATCGTGACCGTGCTGCTGGCCGTGCTGGTGCTGCGCGAGAGGCTGCGCGTGACCCAGTGGGTGGCGCTGGGCGTGGCGGGAGCGGCGGTCCTCGTCATCGTGGTGGGGTACGGCACGTTCCCGTGGATCGCGCTGACGCTTGCGACTTCGTTCGGCGTGTACGGACTGGTGAAGAAGCAGATCGGCCCGGCCGTGGATGCCGTGAGCGGTCTGACCCTGGAGTCCTTCTGGCTGCTGCCGGTCGCGATCGTGCAGCTGGTGATCGTCGGCGCCACCACCGGCATCACGATGGGCACCGACGGCGTCGGGCACGCGGTGCTGCTGGCGCTCGCCGGCGTCATCACCGCGACACCGCTGCTGTTCTTCGCCGCCGGTGCCCGCCGTGCCTCGCTGACGGTCATGGGTCTGCTGCAGTTCGTCGCCCCCATCCTGCAGTTCGCGATCGGCGTGTGGCTGGGCGAGGACATGCCCCCCGAGCGCTGGATCGGCTTCGCCCTCGTGTGGGTGGCGCTCATCCTGCTCACGGCCGATTCGCTGCGTCACGCCCGGCGGGTGCGGGTCGACGACCTCGGCGCGGTGACCTGA
- a CDS encoding ABC transporter substrate-binding protein produces the protein MSVFTRSRGAKVLGAVAVVGASAMILAGCAGSSEPAETSAAPAAEERAPLDLSIGTVLPQTGSLAYLGPPEEAGVGLAVAEINEADKGITVEVEYGDSGDTDNKAYETTVPRLLGNGVQALIGAASSGVTKLFLDQAVGAGVITFSPANTSPDFTTWEDDDLYWRTAPSDLLQGEVLGNLIAEDGHSTLGIIYLNDAYGTGLEAALTETFTATGGEVVASESYNAGDTNFSAPVSSILAQNPDAIAVIGFEETATIVPSFVNSGFDGANFYFVDGNISQWGADMPVSIEGSKGTQPGPVLSDDFQERLTAQWMEQDGSELVDFNYAAESYDAVVLLALAALAANSTDTADIAAALPEVSGGTGEGEKCESFADCADIILEGGTADYDGYSGGIAFDEAGDPTEATIGIFEYGADNTHTRVND, from the coding sequence ATGAGCGTCTTCACACGTTCGCGCGGCGCCAAGGTCCTCGGCGCCGTCGCCGTGGTCGGAGCCAGCGCGATGATCCTTGCCGGCTGCGCGGGTTCGAGCGAGCCCGCCGAAACGTCTGCTGCGCCCGCGGCGGAGGAGCGTGCGCCGCTGGATCTCAGCATCGGCACCGTGCTGCCGCAGACCGGGTCGCTGGCCTACCTCGGCCCGCCCGAGGAAGCGGGCGTGGGCCTGGCCGTCGCCGAGATCAACGAGGCCGACAAGGGCATCACCGTCGAGGTGGAGTACGGCGACTCGGGCGACACCGACAACAAGGCGTACGAGACCACCGTGCCGCGTCTGCTGGGCAACGGCGTGCAGGCGCTCATCGGCGCCGCCTCGTCGGGTGTGACCAAGCTCTTCCTCGACCAGGCGGTCGGCGCCGGCGTCATCACGTTCTCGCCGGCGAACACGTCGCCGGACTTCACCACCTGGGAGGATGACGACCTCTACTGGCGCACCGCCCCCAGCGACCTGCTGCAGGGCGAGGTGCTCGGCAACCTGATCGCCGAGGACGGACACTCGACGCTCGGCATCATCTACCTCAACGACGCGTACGGCACGGGGCTGGAAGCGGCCCTCACCGAGACCTTCACCGCCACCGGCGGCGAGGTCGTCGCCAGCGAGTCCTACAACGCCGGCGACACCAACTTCAGCGCTCCGGTGTCGTCGATCCTGGCCCAGAACCCCGATGCGATCGCCGTGATCGGCTTCGAGGAGACGGCCACGATCGTCCCGTCGTTCGTCAACAGCGGCTTCGACGGCGCCAACTTCTACTTCGTGGACGGCAACATCTCGCAGTGGGGCGCCGACATGCCGGTGTCGATCGAGGGATCGAAGGGCACGCAGCCGGGTCCCGTGCTCTCGGACGACTTCCAGGAGCGCCTGACGGCCCAGTGGATGGAGCAGGACGGCAGCGAGCTGGTCGACTTCAACTACGCCGCCGAGTCCTACGACGCCGTGGTGCTGCTGGCGCTGGCCGCCCTCGCAGCCAACTCCACCGACACCGCGGACATCGCGGCGGCGCTGCCTGAGGTGTCGGGCGGCACCGGTGAGGGCGAGAAGTGCGAGTCGTTCGCCGACTGCGCCGACATCATCCTCGAGGGCGGCACGGCCGACTACGACGGCTACTCCGGTGGCATTGCGTTCGACGAGGCCGGCGACCCGACCGAGGCGACGATCGGCATCTTCGAGTACGGCGCGGACAACACCCACACCCGCGTCAACGACTGA
- a CDS encoding branched-chain amino acid ABC transporter permease, which produces MDWGGILNNTAGWLFSPTTIAYALAATGLAVHFGYAGLLNFGMAGFMAIGAYSYAISILSFGLPWWLGILVGMVAASVFALILGIPTLRLRADYLAIVTIAAAEIVRLLFTTTAFDEYTNSADGLGGYHAGFRAANPFPEGTYGFGPWVYTATELWVRVFGVCLLAIAILIVWLVMRSPWGRVLKGIREDEDAVRSLGKNVFGYKMQALVLGGIFGAMGGVVFALPSAVVPATYTTSLTFFIWTILLLGGAATVFGPALGAVIFWVIMAFLDGVLPALAAQGVLPISPIQAGTLRFVFVGVALMLLVIFRPQGILGNKRELTFVK; this is translated from the coding sequence ATGGATTGGGGAGGCATTCTCAACAACACCGCGGGGTGGCTGTTCAGCCCGACGACGATCGCCTACGCCCTCGCGGCGACGGGCCTCGCGGTGCACTTCGGCTACGCCGGACTGCTCAACTTCGGCATGGCGGGCTTCATGGCCATCGGCGCCTACAGCTACGCGATCTCGATCCTGTCGTTCGGGTTGCCGTGGTGGCTCGGCATCCTCGTCGGCATGGTCGCGGCGAGCGTCTTCGCGCTCATCCTCGGCATCCCGACGCTGCGGCTGCGCGCGGACTACCTCGCCATCGTGACGATCGCGGCCGCCGAGATCGTGCGGCTGCTGTTCACCACGACGGCGTTCGACGAGTACACCAACTCCGCCGACGGCCTCGGCGGCTACCACGCCGGCTTCCGCGCGGCGAACCCCTTCCCCGAGGGGACGTACGGGTTCGGGCCGTGGGTGTACACCGCCACCGAGCTGTGGGTGCGGGTGTTCGGCGTGTGCCTGCTGGCCATCGCGATCCTCATCGTGTGGCTGGTGATGCGCAGCCCGTGGGGTCGTGTCCTCAAGGGCATCCGTGAAGACGAGGATGCCGTGCGCTCGCTCGGCAAGAACGTCTTCGGCTACAAGATGCAGGCGCTCGTGCTCGGCGGCATCTTCGGCGCGATGGGTGGCGTGGTGTTCGCGCTGCCCTCCGCGGTGGTGCCGGCGACCTACACCACGAGCCTCACCTTCTTCATCTGGACGATCCTGCTGCTCGGCGGCGCCGCGACGGTCTTCGGTCCGGCCCTCGGCGCGGTGATCTTCTGGGTGATCATGGCGTTCCTCGACGGCGTGCTGCCGGCCCTCGCCGCACAGGGCGTCCTGCCGATCTCGCCCATCCAGGCGGGCACCCTGCGCTTCGTCTTCGTCGGCGTCGCGCTCATGCTGCTCGTGATCTTCCGCCCGCAGGGCATCCTCGGGAACAAGAGGGAGCTGACCTTTGTCAAATAA